The sequence below is a genomic window from Paenibacillus sp. DCT19.
TAAACGGCAGGATACAGAGTAGAGAGATGACCAGCAGTATCGTATAGTTCACAATATGAAACAGACGCCTGCTCAAACTTTTATCATAGACCATAATGAGAGTTCCTCCTTAGAAGATACGATAACCGGCCACCCTGTATGCCAGAATGTACGAGACCGCAACCAGAATACTGGAGATGATGGATTTGAATAATCCGACAGCTGTACCAATCGAATATTGAGCTTGCTGAATCCCTAGTCGGTATACATAGGTGTCAATAATATCTCCCGTCTGATAGACAACAGGGGAATACAGGTTATAGATTTGGTCAAATCCAGCATTGAGCACATTACCGAGAGATAACACAGTCATTAAAACGATGGTTGGCATGAGCAGGGCAGCGTAATGTAGATCGTTTGCTTCCATCGTTTGGCTCCATCAATCACTGCGGCTTCATATAGCCCGGGGTCAATGCTCGTAAGAGCTGCTAAGTAAACGACTGTTCCGAATCCGAATCCTTTCCAGATGTCACTTACAATCATAGTCCAAGGGAACAGGGACGGTGTGCCAAGAAAGGAAATAGGCTGAATCCCGAACACACCAAGGAATGTATTAACGATGCCGTTGGCACTAAGGATATCTAGCATGATACCGGCCATGATGACCCAGGATAAGAAATTTGGGATATATACGAGGGTTTGAAATGTACGTTTGATTCCACTATGGAGCACCTCGTTAAGCAGTAATGCGAAGATAACAGGGACGACGATCCCACCGATGATTTTGAACACAGACATGTACAATGTATTCCAGATCGTTCTTACGAAGTTGGGCTGATTAAATATGTGTGCGAAGTTGTCCCATCCAACCCAAGGTGAGTTGAAGCCCAGACCAGGATTGTATTTCTGAAAAGCAATAACAAGCCCGTAAAAGGGGATATAGCTGAAAATAAACACCAAGACCAGACTCGGGATCAACATGAGATGGTAGGGACTCTGCTGTTTCCATTTTCGCAGCATTCCAATTCCTCCGTTCTAGATGTGTTACATTTGTAACCGCTATCAAAAAGAGGGGTGAGACGAATCTCATCCCCTCACTGTAACCGACCGATTTATTTGCCGTAGGTGTCATTGACCGCTTGAGTGGCTTCATCGCCTCCGGCAGCACGCCAATTCTGGACAAGAACATCGAAGTAATCAATATTCTCGCTACCCATAATAATCTTCGTGAAGCCTTCAGTCAGAATATCATCCAGTGTGGAGCCGTAATTTGACAGTACTTCTGGAGAAACTCCCCATAACGCTGTTTTGATATAGTTCTCGCTGTCCAACACCTTCTTGGCAAGACTATAGGCATTCTTCGGCGCTCCTTGCTGCAAATAATCACCGACGGATCCTGGCGTTGCATTCTCCATAAACTCGACACTGTTGTTGTATTTCTGCCACATGCCCGAAGTGGTTAATCCGCTAGTGTCTTTGGATTGAAGAGCTGCGGATACAGCCTCGTACTGCTCATAATCGGAGTTAGGATTAAGTACGCGGAACGCACCTACAACATGTGCAATATCGTTGTCCAACAAGTCGGACAAGGTTTCATCAGATTCTTTACCACTGCCTTCGTCCACGATGTATGCGTAGTCGTTCAGGATTTTGATCACTTCTTGTGGGTTAGCGAATCCTTTTTTCATGACAATATAACTGTTGTTAGCGAAGAAGATGGATTGCTTCGCTTCTTGCCCATCAATCGTAGGGATAAGATAAGGATAGAAGATGGCGTCTTTGCCCAAATTGGATACCGTATCTACCCCAGGATTGTAACCCCACCATTGGTAGAAAGGCTGTATCCCCACTTTGCCTGCAACGATATCGGCATTCATAGCATTAAAGTCTTTGATGGCGAACTCTGGATCAATGATGCCTTGTTTATACCAATCTGCCCAGTCAGCAAGTGCCTTCTTCATTTCCGGCTGGATTGAGCCATAAGCCAGTTTTCCGGTGGAATCCTCAATCCACATATCTGGATGTGCGCCCCATCCAATTGCGAGCAGGTTCAAGTAATCTAGACTTTGATCTACCGCGATGCCATAACCGCCGTGCTTCTCCATAAACTTCAATGCGATATCCTTGACATCACCCATTGAAGTAGGGTCTTTAAGACCAAGTTCTTCTTTCCAATCGTTCCGAATCCAGACAAAGTCAGGTTGTTCAATTAATCCCCAGTGCATCTGAGGTATCCCGTACAATTTGCCGTCCTTCTTACCAGATTCGTAACTGTCCTTGTCCATTTCCATATAACTTTTAACTCGGTCTGAAGCGTGTTGATCAAACACTTCGGTTAGATCCATGACCATATCCGCTTCGATCAGCTGCTTCAATTGAGAGGGGTTAACTCTGAATACGTCTGGTAGGTCATTGGATGCAATTGCGAGATTTAATTTGGTATTGTACTCATCACTAACCCAGTCCGTTTTGACATTAATATTGAACTTTTCCTGGTAGCGCCGTATCCATACATTGTTTGTAATATCGTCACCCTGCGGATATTTCGCAGCCGTGTGCTCAGATGTTACGGTATGAATCGTTATGGTTCCTGAATCGCTGGTATCTGTGTCCGGATTCGTTGGATTTTGACCTACGCCGCTATCATTCGAGCAAGCTGCGAGTAGTACGGTTGACATGAGTAAAGACAAAACCACAGATCTCGTTTTCTTGTTCATGTACTTTCCCCCTTAATAGCCATAATGGAGTGAATGGTGCCTTGAAAATATTGTAATCGAGAACGGAATATCGGGATATAAACGTTATTGACGAAAAGCACTAAGTTTTTTTACTTTATCAAATCACAGAGGAAAAGTGAATCGAAGGTACCATGCACTAATTTTACTAATGTCTGATCTTATTTTTACTTCGAAGGAAAATCAATATTTAGATGAACATTTCAACATATGAAAAATTCACAATAGAAAAAACATATCTCCGCTGATCATATTGCGTATACCTCACATCCGCACACGCACCTTGAAAAACAACAAAAAGTAGCACATCTCAACGTCGAATACTACTATTTTTTCAGTTATCCAATCGTGGTTCAGAAGAGAGCGAATCCTGGAGAGGACATTATATCTGACCTACTCGCGGTAGAGGTTGTTCGAACAACGATGTTGTTACTTGGAGCAGGTATTGAATCAACCAGCCATATGATATCGAGCATGTTCTACTCCTTATTGTATGATGATGCAACATTGTACAAGCAATTGAGAGAAGACCCTGGCCTGGTGCCTAACACCGTTGAAGAAATGCTCCGTTATCGTTTCCAGATCTCGAAGAGACATCGCTAGCCACTTCTGCACCTGGCCAAAGTCTGATTCGTTTACCCTTGCAAGTCATCTAAGATAGAAATATCAGAGAAAGTCAGAAGGTCAAAAAAGGTCAAAAACTAAGAAAAAAAGATCTATTTCGGTATAACAGGCCATATTGCAAAAATATCGTTTGTTTTCGTTTTTCTCGCATTTTGATGATCATTTATTAGCGGATTATAATCGTAGATGTAAGCAACAACATACCAATCATATTTAAGGAGATGATGTTAATGTTTGAGATGACTCCGTTTCGCAAACGAAATGAAGACCTGTTCGGACACATGCTGAAATCCTTCAATGATATGTTTGACAATCCATGGGTATCTCCCCTGGGCAATAGCAATCAGCCATTCCGAACCGATATTCGTGAAGACGAGGACAAGTATTGGATTGAGGCGGATCTTCCGGGAATCGCAAAACAAGATATTGATATTCAGGTTCAAGGCAATGAATTGATTATTCGAGCGAAACGTCATGATTTTCAAGAGCATAAGGATGATTCCAATCTTATTATTCGGCAGGAGCGCCGATCAGGAGAATTCCTTCGACGTTTCTATGTAGAACGAATTGATGAAGACAATATCAAAGCCAGATTGGAAGATGGCGTGTTAAAGCTTGAAGTTCCGAAACGCTCAGGGGATGAGAACAACCAGAAACGCATTCAGATTGATTAATATGACGATAACACTTACGAAAGATACTCCTCAAGTTACACAGTATAGGTATTAAATATTGAATTCAATCCTCCATGGCAACATGGGGGATTTCTTTATTTTGGAGAGCTTAAGGGCCAAAGTTAAACTAGAAGTAAACAGGTTGATCACCGAGATGTAACTTAGCCTCTATATAATGAAAGCCATAACAGAAAGGAAGTGTTGTGGTTGCTTACTATCAATAACGTAGTCAAACGTCGTGGGAATCAACAAATATTATCAGGTATAAGCTTCAAAGCCGAACCTGGTAGAGTAACGGGTTTTTTAGGTCCGAACGGGGCAGGTAAAAGCTCTACACTCCGCATCCTGCTCGGATTAGATCGCGCCACCTCAGGGAGCGCATTAATTAATGGGTTTCCATTCAGAGAATTACAGCATCCCCTAACTACAATAGGTGCTGCACTTGATGGATCAGGAGCTCATCGTATGCGAACAGGACGAGCACACTTGCGCTGGATTGCTCGTGCAGCGGGATTGTCGCTCACACGTGTTGAGGAAGTTTTGGAAATCGTAGGTCTGAGTGGCGCGGCTGGTAAAAGAGTAGGCAGTTACTCCCTTGGTATGGGGAAAAGGCTTGGAATGGCGGCTGCATTACTTGGTGATCCGCAAATATTGGTATTCGATGAACCTGTAAACGGGCTCGATCCAGAGGGTATTCGCTGGATTAGGAGGTTTTACGTGAGCGTGCAGAGTCTGGAAATACGGTGCTACTATCAAGTCATCTCATGGGAGAACTTGCAGAGACGGTTGATGATGTGGTGATCATTCAGAAGGGGAAAATCGTTGCAGATGGAACGTTGGAAGAAGTTACGGGCAACTATACCACGTTAGAGGAAGCTTTTTTTGCGCTTACAACAACGGAAAATGCAGGTGATGTTGGGTGAGAGCTTTCAACGCGGAAATGTCTAAATTGTTCTCCCTTCCGAGCATCTGGCTTGCCTGCTTCATTGGAGCGTTTGCCCCAGCAATCTTTGCTGGCTTGGATAGTCTCGCAGAAAAAGAGGATATTATCGCTGGAATTAGCACAAGGTTAGCGGAAGTTGGATATGTCGGATTAGGTTTTGGTGTGCAAGGAGTTATCATCCTTGGTGTGCTTGCTGTAAGCAGTGAGTATTTCATAGAGAGCAGTGAATCTGGTGGAGGACGACAGATTACAACAAGTTTATCTGCAGTGCCATCCCGACTTCATTTTCTGTTGGCAAAGGCAGGGGCTGCGACAGCAATCAGCCTATTGTTATGTATAATGGCTATTGTGACAATTGTGCTATCAACTAAGTTAATTCTTGGTGAATATGCTCCCACATTTGAATGGTTCAGGCTTTTCGGTGCAGTTTGCTACTGGGTGTTCACTGCGCTCATAGCGTTCGGGCTTACTGTTCTAACCAAGAATAGTATTATCCCACTCACTATACTTATGATAAATTCATCTGTTGTTTCATTTAGTATCTTGCTTGCCAAGGTTACAACATTAGCGGTGTATTTACCAGATCGCGCCGGCATTGATATGTTTATGTCGATGAGCGACAGATATCACACTCCACTCACAGGTGGCTTGGTCATGTTTACATGGGTAGTTGTTCTTATGATTGTTGCAGCTGTTGTATTTCATAGGAGGGATGTTGCATCATGAATATCTCTTCTAGTAAAAAAATCCCACGAATTTTGTTTAGTGAACTAAATAAATTAGTTACACTGCCATGGATTTGGATCACACTGATAAGTACATTCATAGCTAATTTATGTTTCGTAGCAGCTTTCACTTCTGCTTCTGCTGGTTTG
It includes:
- a CDS encoding extracellular solute-binding protein — encoded protein: MNKKTRSVVLSLLMSTVLLAACSNDSGVGQNPTNPDTDTSDSGTITIHTVTSEHTAAKYPQGDDITNNVWIRRYQEKFNINVKTDWVSDEYNTKLNLAIASNDLPDVFRVNPSQLKQLIEADMVMDLTEVFDQHASDRVKSYMEMDKDSYESGKKDGKLYGIPQMHWGLIEQPDFVWIRNDWKEELGLKDPTSMGDVKDIALKFMEKHGGYGIAVDQSLDYLNLLAIGWGAHPDMWIEDSTGKLAYGSIQPEMKKALADWADWYKQGIIDPEFAIKDFNAMNADIVAGKVGIQPFYQWWGYNPGVDTVSNLGKDAIFYPYLIPTIDGQEAKQSIFFANNSYIVMKKGFANPQEVIKILNDYAYIVDEGSGKESDETLSDLLDNDIAHVVGAFRVLNPNSDYEQYEAVSAALQSKDTSGLTTSGMWQKYNNSVEFMENATPGSVGDYLQQGAPKNAYSLAKKVLDSENYIKTALWGVSPEVLSNYGSTLDDILTEGFTKIIMGSENIDYFDVLVQNWRAAGGDEATQAVNDTYGK
- a CDS encoding Hsp20/alpha crystallin family protein; this encodes MFEMTPFRKRNEDLFGHMLKSFNDMFDNPWVSPLGNSNQPFRTDIREDEDKYWIEADLPGIAKQDIDIQVQGNELIIRAKRHDFQEHKDDSNLIIRQERRSGEFLRRFYVERIDEDNIKARLEDGVLKLEVPKRSGDENNQKRIQID
- a CDS encoding ABC transporter ATP-binding protein, with amino-acid sequence MLTINNVVKRRGNQQILSGISFKAEPGRVTGFLGPNGAGKSSTLRILLGLDRATSGSALINGFPFRELQHPLTTIGAALDGSGAHRMRTGRAHLRWIARAAGLSLTRVEEVLEIVGLSGAAGKRVGSYSLGMGKRLGMAAALLGDPQILVFDEPVNGLDPEGIRWIRRFYVSVQSLEIRCYYQVISWENLQRRLMMW
- a CDS encoding ABC transporter permease; this translates as MRAFNAEMSKLFSLPSIWLACFIGAFAPAIFAGLDSLAEKEDIIAGISTRLAEVGYVGLGFGVQGVIILGVLAVSSEYFIESSESGGGRQITTSLSAVPSRLHFLLAKAGAATAISLLLCIMAIVTIVLSTKLILGEYAPTFEWFRLFGAVCYWVFTALIAFGLTVLTKNSIIPLTILMINSSVVSFSILLAKVTTLAVYLPDRAGIDMFMSMSDRYHTPLTGGLVMFTWVVVLMIVAAVVFHRRDVAS